Proteins encoded within one genomic window of Rossellomorea vietnamensis:
- a CDS encoding PadR family transcriptional regulator — protein sequence MENFTEMLKGVLEGCVLEIISRGETYGYEITQQLRELGFTDVVEGTVYTITMRLEKNNLVNIEKKKSSVGPPRKFYTLNEAGQQKLKIFWGKWEFLSSKMNELRTKEIIRRG from the coding sequence TTGGAAAACTTCACAGAAATGCTGAAAGGGGTTCTTGAAGGCTGTGTGCTTGAGATCATCAGCCGGGGTGAAACGTATGGCTACGAGATCACGCAGCAGTTGAGGGAACTTGGTTTCACGGATGTGGTGGAAGGCACGGTGTACACCATTACCATGCGCCTCGAGAAAAACAATCTGGTGAATATTGAAAAGAAGAAAAGCAGTGTCGGACCACCGCGGAAATTCTACACCCTGAATGAAGCGGGTCAGCAGAAACTCAAGATTTTTTGGGGGAAATGGGAATTCCTTTCAAGCAAAATGAATGAACTAAGGACAAAAGAAATCATAAGGAGAGGATAA
- a CDS encoding DUF1048 domain-containing protein yields MKFIEKITGSFADKREWRAMEARAKTLPSEYLNAYKAIQKYMWTAGGLTDWKDTSRIFNGILDLFEEGAAEGKEVTDLTGEDVAGFCDELVKDSETWSDKYRAKLNDSIGRGKK; encoded by the coding sequence ATGAAATTTATTGAAAAGATTACGGGAAGTTTTGCTGACAAGCGCGAATGGAGAGCGATGGAAGCCCGTGCGAAGACATTGCCAAGTGAATACCTCAATGCCTACAAGGCGATTCAAAAATATATGTGGACAGCCGGCGGTCTTACCGACTGGAAAGACACGAGCCGAATCTTTAATGGCATTCTGGATCTGTTCGAAGAAGGGGCAGCGGAAGGCAAGGAAGTTACTGACCTCACCGGGGAAGACGTAGCCGGATTTTGTGATGAACTGGTGAAAGACTCGGAAACGTGGAGTGATAAGTACCGGGCGAAGTTGAACGATTCGATCGGTCGTGGAAAAAAGTGA
- a CDS encoding ABC transporter ATP-binding protein — MSHAAISVNGLKKSFKDKEVLKGVDFEVKRGEIFALLGSNGAGKTTIVNILSTLLKADSGSGSVYSFDVQHQPDQVRRSISLTGQFAALDGIQTGRENLIMIGKLRGVSNPSKIAEDLLTRFSLTDAADRRADTYSGGMKRRLDIAMSLIGAPPVIFLDEPTTGLDPEARMEVWDTVKELAGGGTSILLTTQYLEEAEQLADRIAILHGGEIITTGTLAELKEMFPPAKVEYIEKQPTLEEIFLSIIGKKGGNENEQ; from the coding sequence ATGAGTCATGCAGCGATTTCAGTAAATGGATTGAAAAAATCGTTCAAAGACAAGGAAGTCTTAAAGGGTGTGGATTTTGAGGTGAAGCGCGGGGAGATATTCGCCCTTCTCGGTTCCAATGGGGCGGGTAAGACAACGATCGTCAATATTCTTTCGACGCTGTTGAAGGCGGATAGTGGCAGCGGGAGTGTTTATAGCTTTGATGTGCAGCATCAGCCTGATCAGGTTCGGCGAAGCATCAGTCTGACAGGACAGTTTGCTGCCTTGGATGGTATCCAGACAGGAAGAGAAAATCTGATCATGATTGGGAAGTTACGGGGAGTATCCAATCCGTCCAAAATCGCAGAAGATCTCCTGACACGTTTCAGTCTGACGGACGCGGCGGACAGACGTGCGGATACGTATTCCGGGGGGATGAAGCGCAGGCTCGACATCGCCATGAGCCTGATCGGGGCGCCGCCTGTCATCTTTCTCGATGAGCCGACGACAGGGCTGGACCCGGAAGCCCGGATGGAAGTCTGGGACACCGTCAAGGAGCTTGCGGGTGGTGGAACGTCCATCTTACTGACGACTCAATATCTTGAGGAAGCGGAACAGCTGGCGGACCGCATCGCCATCCTCCATGGAGGGGAAATCATTACGACAGGTACTCTTGCTGAACTGAAGGAAATGTTCCCACCTGCGAAAGTGGAGTATATCGAGAAGCAGCCGACGCTGGAGGAAATCTTCCTCTCGATCATTGGCAAAAAAGGGGGAAATGAAAATGAACAGTAA
- a CDS encoding ABC transporter permease has protein sequence MNSNTGVLFGRLMRGILRSPDTIITVAVTPVMMLLLFVYVFGGAIETGTDSYVNYLLPGILLITIASGVAYTSHRLFTDAKSGLMARFSTMPIKRSSILWAHVLTSLVSNLLAVMVVILIALLMGFRSGADILAWLAVIGILLLFTLALTWLAVISGLTANSMEGATAYSYPLIFLPFISSAFVPTETMPTVVRVFAENQPVTSIVNAIRALLYGGTVGSEIWTSLAWCIGIMIITYFIASKIFNRQLG, from the coding sequence ATGAACAGTAACACAGGGGTATTATTTGGCCGTTTGATGCGCGGTATTTTACGGAGTCCTGATACGATCATCACGGTTGCCGTTACTCCGGTCATGATGCTACTATTGTTTGTTTATGTATTTGGCGGTGCCATTGAGACAGGGACGGACAGCTATGTGAATTACTTGTTACCCGGAATTCTGCTGATTACGATTGCGTCAGGTGTCGCTTATACATCGCACCGGCTCTTTACGGATGCGAAGAGCGGCCTGATGGCGCGTTTTAGTACGATGCCGATCAAACGCTCTTCGATATTATGGGCACACGTGTTGACTTCCCTTGTATCGAATCTCCTTGCCGTGATGGTCGTCATTCTCATTGCGTTGTTGATGGGCTTTCGTTCTGGTGCTGATATTTTAGCATGGCTAGCGGTTATCGGGATACTCCTCCTGTTTACGCTGGCGCTGACATGGCTTGCCGTAATTTCCGGTTTGACGGCAAACTCGATGGAAGGGGCGACGGCATACTCATATCCGCTGATTTTCCTTCCGTTTATCAGTTCGGCCTTTGTTCCAACGGAAACGATGCCAACCGTTGTACGGGTGTTCGCAGAGAATCAGCCCGTCACTTCAATCGTGAATGCGATTCGTGCCCTTTTGTATGGAGGGACGGTCGGCAGTGAAATCTGGACCTCGCTTGCCTGGTGTATCGGTATCATGATCATTACTTATTTCATTGCCAGTAAGATATTTAATCGCCAGTTAGGATGA
- a CDS encoding DUF3291 domain-containing protein: MAFVSIYTVGRLAHPYDHPASREFYDVGQRVMRQAYVAGHLIEEFSSDGVSLPEEGDGSGYPVLTLTVWNSLQSLYRFTYAGKHSQALRNRNKWMEPDDGKRSSYVVWWTEKVKDVSWEEAFTRYHYYLEHQATPFAFDLKKAFDESGKLCILK, from the coding sequence ATGGCATTCGTGTCAATTTATACTGTTGGCAGGTTAGCTCACCCGTATGACCATCCGGCATCTCGAGAATTTTATGACGTTGGACAAAGAGTGATGCGTCAGGCTTACGTAGCAGGACATCTTATCGAAGAGTTTTCATCAGACGGTGTTTCGTTACCTGAAGAAGGAGATGGAAGTGGTTACCCCGTCCTGACATTAACGGTATGGAATAGCCTGCAATCCTTATATCGCTTTACATATGCGGGGAAGCACAGTCAGGCACTGCGGAACAGGAACAAATGGATGGAGCCTGATGATGGGAAGCGTTCTTCGTATGTTGTCTGGTGGACAGAGAAGGTCAAGGATGTCTCATGGGAGGAAGCTTTTACGAGATACCATTATTATCTTGAACATCAAGCTACTCCTTTTGCGTTTGATTTAAAGAAAGCATTTGATGAGAGTGGAAAACTGTGTATTCTGAAGTGA
- a CDS encoding YciI family protein has translation MLFMMIVKASRNSEAGNPPSPELMEAMTKYNEDLVEAGVRVMAKGLHPSSDGIRVSYPKPGGEPVVTKGPFEVDGLVAGFFLIDVKSREEAIEWVMRVPDPQGYGEGQVELRQVF, from the coding sequence ATGCTGTTTATGATGATCGTCAAAGCCTCAAGAAACTCGGAAGCCGGAAATCCTCCGAGCCCCGAGCTCATGGAAGCCATGACAAAGTACAATGAGGATTTAGTGGAAGCAGGCGTACGGGTGATGGCAAAAGGACTTCATCCAAGCTCTGACGGTATCCGCGTATCGTACCCGAAACCAGGTGGTGAGCCGGTTGTAACCAAGGGTCCATTTGAAGTCGACGGGTTAGTGGCGGGGTTCTTCCTGATTGATGTGAAATCGAGGGAAGAAGCCATCGAGTGGGTCATGCGGGTGCCGGACCCCCAGGGATATGGGGAAGGACAGGTGGAATTGCGTCAAGTCTTCTAA
- a CDS encoding VOC family protein — protein sequence MIKGFGGIFWRTKNLDALKRWYSEVLKIEMGDWNGTMIKPDPENETIFSFFKEEDPYFPTEQQVMLNFQVHDLNETMQHLERMGVSLAKEKEVSEFGQFIWIKDPEGRLIELWEK from the coding sequence ATGATAAAAGGATTCGGAGGAATCTTCTGGAGAACGAAAAACCTGGATGCGTTAAAGAGATGGTACAGTGAAGTGTTGAAGATTGAAATGGGGGATTGGAACGGAACCATGATTAAACCCGATCCGGAAAATGAAACGATCTTTTCTTTCTTTAAAGAAGAAGACCCCTATTTCCCGACAGAACAGCAGGTGATGTTGAATTTTCAAGTACATGATCTTAACGAAACGATGCAGCATCTTGAACGGATGGGGGTATCCCTTGCAAAGGAAAAAGAAGTGAGTGAATTCGGTCAGTTTATTTGGATTAAAGATCCTGAAGGAAGACTGATTGAGCTATGGGAGAAATAA
- a CDS encoding DUF3626 domain-containing protein → MGLTPSQRQAIDYFTVYALKHRADAKATIQHILNMSNISGEVFEQAVHHIKTHAQIGLHFHPDRPTPTMKTVAQSLLENGEYKSQFETFISNGKVSPHSGGDRDRWEESMFGGAYQSDGTLMSERPKYGALNLMLHPDGPSPRFGSCYFLLSPNVSSRSTFTYLDSHQNPFEKGTYQEFDMILAALLEEMFLRDFALGEKDLTPTRFMQHVLHHLEHGRKESLANRNLNHYIESQIHGPISLKEDVEVLVADPSFKDTTVGKTLEQMCSKYSINLKWHMGFVLHVKDVPSDFRGPSMPSLAKRIAYKDRIDAHTIGSAVMSLIRDRDSWSDRGTYEDVLQELKLLWHVLVKYGRPMKK, encoded by the coding sequence ATGGGGTTAACACCGTCACAGCGTCAGGCAATCGATTATTTTACGGTCTATGCCCTTAAGCATAGAGCGGATGCGAAGGCTACCATTCAACATATTCTGAACATGTCCAATATTTCAGGTGAGGTATTTGAACAGGCAGTTCATCATATTAAAACTCACGCACAAATCGGTTTGCACTTCCATCCGGATCGACCGACTCCTACGATGAAGACCGTTGCCCAGTCCCTTCTTGAAAATGGGGAATACAAAAGTCAGTTTGAAACATTCATATCGAACGGGAAGGTGTCCCCCCATTCAGGTGGTGACCGGGATAGGTGGGAAGAGAGTATGTTTGGAGGGGCTTACCAATCAGACGGTACATTGATGAGCGAACGGCCAAAGTACGGGGCACTGAATCTGATGCTGCATCCGGATGGTCCTTCCCCTCGATTTGGGTCATGCTACTTTTTGTTATCACCTAACGTTTCATCCCGATCGACCTTTACATATCTGGACTCGCATCAAAACCCATTCGAGAAGGGGACATATCAAGAATTTGATATGATCCTTGCCGCGCTTTTAGAAGAAATGTTCTTAAGGGATTTTGCACTTGGAGAGAAGGATTTGACACCGACGAGGTTTATGCAACATGTACTGCATCATCTTGAACATGGCAGGAAAGAAAGCTTGGCGAATCGAAATTTGAACCATTACATAGAATCACAGATTCATGGTCCCATTTCCCTGAAAGAAGATGTGGAAGTGCTGGTTGCCGATCCATCCTTTAAGGACACGACTGTTGGTAAAACCCTGGAGCAAATGTGTTCCAAGTATTCCATCAATCTTAAATGGCATATGGGTTTTGTCCTTCATGTAAAAGATGTCCCTTCTGATTTCAGGGGACCATCCATGCCGTCCCTGGCAAAGCGGATCGCTTATAAAGATAGGATTGATGCCCACACAATCGGATCAGCCGTTATGAGTTTAATACGAGATCGGGATTCCTGGAGTGATCGGGGTACGTATGAAGACGTGCTGCAGGAATTGAAGCTATTGTGGCATGTCCTTGTGAAGTATGGAAGACCGATGAAGAAGTGA
- a CDS encoding putative holin-like toxin produces the protein MIAFGTLIVAIVAVTQKKK, from the coding sequence ATGATTGCCTTTGGAACATTGATTGTAGCAATTGTCGCGGTTACACAAAAAAAGAAGTAA
- the ileS gene encoding isoleucine--tRNA ligase, which translates to MEKVNVNEKSVDREQRIQDYWNSNHIFKKSVANREGEKTFVFYEGPPTANGLPHAGHVLGRVIKDFVARYQTMRGYQVKRKAGWDTHGLPVELGVEKKIGVSGKQEIEEYGVEKFIEECKKSVFDYERQWRTFTEAIGYWVDMDDPYVTLENDYIESVWHILSKIHEKGLLYQGHRVVPYCPSCQTSLSSHEVAQGYKDVKDLSATAKFKVEGSENEYFLGWTTTPWTLPSNVALAVHEDVDYVKARRGEETYILAENLVNEVLGDDFEVVSEHKGREFVGVSYQPPFDNLSLERGHEVISAGFVTDDSGTGIVHLAPAHGEDDYNAIKESGLDFINIVDEKGCYKSDFKPLEGEFTKDSDVKIIKMLADSNLLFAKEKYEHSYPHCWRCDSPLIYYAMEGWFIKTTAVKDTIIKNNQSVEWYPDHMKEGRFGKFLDNMVDWNLGRNRYWGTPLNVWVCGDCDHQFVPGSVAELKEHAVSGWREGLELHKPYVDEVTVECPSCSHEMKRTKEVIDVWFDSGSMPFAQYHYPFENEELFQQQFPADVIAEGVDQTRGWFYSLLTVSSLFTGKAPYKRVLSLGHILDEDGRKMSKSKGNVMNPMELVEKFGADALRWALLADSAPWNNKRFSENVVSQAKSKLVDTLNNVHSFYTMYAVIDGFDPEKHAAGTPSLLDQWMLSRLNSVTRLVTEHLDGYDFTAGARELSILVDQVSNWYIRRSRERFWSEGLNEDKLAAYHTLHEVLVSVSRLLAPFTPFIAEDIHMNLTGESVHLADFPKADGDQINPVLEQEMDHVLQVVELARSARNMTSIKTKQPLSELTVVGSQQDTEPLQKYEYIIKDEINVKNVQLQDNAGDSVQYELKLNFPTAGPKLGKLVGLVQKQLQTLSSEEAKKAVEQGFVEIESPNGEKVSVEKDDLIVHQKTHQGLEMASNSQFSVFLDTTITEDLRKEGKARELVRAVQQYRKELNLPVEQRVDLVLDVDDVMKEVVKQFEDLLQGSLLIKSMAFEKREGMKAVDLDGDRIGIFVRV; encoded by the coding sequence ATGGAGAAGGTCAATGTAAATGAAAAGTCGGTAGATAGGGAGCAGCGGATCCAGGATTACTGGAATTCGAATCATATTTTTAAAAAGTCAGTGGCAAACCGTGAAGGGGAAAAGACCTTTGTCTTCTATGAAGGTCCCCCGACGGCCAACGGACTTCCACACGCCGGGCATGTCCTTGGACGTGTGATCAAGGATTTCGTCGCCAGGTATCAGACGATGCGGGGGTATCAAGTGAAACGGAAGGCAGGATGGGATACCCACGGACTGCCGGTGGAACTCGGTGTCGAAAAGAAAATCGGTGTCTCCGGTAAACAGGAAATCGAGGAATACGGGGTAGAGAAATTCATTGAGGAATGTAAAAAAAGTGTATTCGATTATGAGAGGCAGTGGCGTACATTCACAGAAGCCATCGGATACTGGGTGGACATGGATGATCCTTATGTGACCCTTGAAAATGATTATATCGAAAGCGTCTGGCATATCCTTTCGAAGATCCATGAGAAAGGTTTGCTCTATCAGGGGCATCGGGTCGTCCCGTACTGCCCGAGCTGTCAAACGTCCCTCAGTTCCCATGAGGTGGCACAAGGATATAAGGATGTAAAAGATCTTTCCGCGACGGCTAAATTCAAGGTGGAAGGAAGCGAGAATGAGTATTTTCTTGGCTGGACGACGACACCGTGGACGCTTCCGTCAAATGTGGCACTTGCCGTTCATGAAGATGTGGATTACGTGAAAGCGAGGCGTGGGGAAGAGACGTATATCCTGGCGGAAAACCTTGTGAACGAGGTGCTCGGAGACGACTTCGAAGTGGTCAGTGAGCATAAAGGACGCGAATTTGTTGGCGTTTCGTATCAACCGCCTTTCGACAATCTTTCGCTTGAGCGCGGCCATGAAGTCATTTCGGCAGGGTTTGTAACAGACGACAGCGGGACCGGGATCGTTCATCTGGCTCCTGCTCACGGGGAAGATGACTACAATGCCATCAAAGAAAGCGGATTGGATTTCATCAATATCGTGGATGAAAAAGGTTGTTACAAAAGTGATTTCAAGCCTCTTGAAGGGGAGTTCACAAAGGACAGTGATGTGAAGATCATCAAGATGCTGGCAGACAGCAACCTTCTATTTGCCAAAGAAAAGTATGAACACAGCTATCCGCACTGCTGGCGCTGTGACTCACCGCTCATCTACTACGCCATGGAAGGCTGGTTCATCAAGACCACGGCCGTGAAAGACACGATCATCAAGAACAACCAATCCGTTGAGTGGTACCCGGATCATATGAAAGAAGGTCGCTTCGGGAAATTCCTCGATAATATGGTCGATTGGAACCTTGGCAGGAACCGTTACTGGGGTACACCCCTGAACGTCTGGGTCTGCGGGGATTGTGACCACCAGTTCGTTCCGGGAAGCGTTGCCGAGCTGAAAGAACATGCGGTAAGCGGATGGAGAGAGGGGCTTGAGCTCCATAAACCATATGTTGACGAGGTGACCGTAGAATGTCCGTCCTGCTCACATGAAATGAAAAGGACGAAAGAAGTGATCGATGTCTGGTTCGACAGCGGCTCGATGCCATTTGCCCAGTATCATTACCCATTCGAGAATGAAGAGTTATTCCAACAACAATTCCCGGCGGATGTAATCGCGGAGGGAGTGGATCAGACAAGGGGATGGTTCTACAGCCTATTGACGGTTTCGTCGCTCTTCACAGGGAAAGCGCCTTATAAGCGTGTCTTATCACTCGGTCATATCCTCGATGAAGATGGACGTAAGATGTCTAAGAGTAAAGGGAATGTCATGAATCCAATGGAACTGGTTGAGAAGTTTGGTGCCGATGCTCTCAGATGGGCATTGCTTGCAGACAGCGCCCCATGGAATAATAAGCGCTTCTCAGAGAACGTCGTCAGTCAGGCAAAATCAAAGCTCGTCGACACGCTTAATAACGTGCATTCCTTTTACACCATGTATGCCGTGATCGACGGTTTCGATCCTGAAAAGCATGCAGCCGGAACACCTTCCCTGCTTGATCAGTGGATGTTATCACGATTGAATTCGGTAACCAGACTTGTCACGGAACATTTAGATGGATATGACTTTACCGCAGGTGCCAGGGAATTATCCATCCTGGTGGACCAGGTGAGTAACTGGTATATCCGCCGTTCACGTGAACGCTTCTGGAGTGAAGGATTGAATGAAGATAAACTGGCAGCGTACCATACGTTACATGAAGTATTGGTCAGTGTAAGCCGGTTGCTTGCTCCATTCACGCCGTTCATCGCAGAAGATATCCATATGAACCTGACAGGTGAAAGCGTGCATCTGGCGGATTTCCCTAAAGCGGATGGAGATCAAATCAATCCAGTCCTGGAACAAGAAATGGATCATGTGCTGCAAGTCGTCGAGCTTGCCCGGTCCGCTCGGAATATGACAAGCATCAAAACGAAGCAGCCTCTATCCGAGCTTACGGTTGTCGGGTCCCAACAAGATACAGAACCTCTTCAGAAATATGAATACATCATCAAAGATGAAATCAATGTGAAGAACGTTCAATTACAGGACAACGCAGGAGATTCGGTACAGTATGAACTGAAGCTGAATTTCCCGACTGCTGGTCCGAAACTCGGGAAGCTGGTGGGATTGGTGCAAAAGCAATTACAAACCTTATCTTCCGAAGAAGCGAAGAAGGCTGTGGAACAAGGGTTTGTTGAAATTGAGTCTCCTAACGGGGAGAAGGTTTCCGTGGAGAAGGATGACCTGATCGTTCATCAAAAAACCCATCAAGGACTGGAAATGGCTTCAAATTCTCAGTTCAGCGTATTCCTGGATACAACCATCACAGAAGACCTGCGGAAAGAAGGAAAGGCCCGGGAACTGGTTCGCGCCGTCCAGCAATACCGGAAAGAATTGAATCTGCCGGTGGAACAGCGAGTGGATCTGGTGTTGGATGTGGACGATGTTATGAAAGAGGTAGTGAAGCAATTTGAAGATTTACTGCAGGGGAGTCTCTTGATCAAGAGCATGGCGTTTGAGAAACGAGAAGGCATGAAGGCTGTTGATTTGGATGGAGATCGAATAGGAATCTTTGTAAGAGTGTAA
- a CDS encoding HAD family hydrolase, with translation MRRYKAMLFDLDDTLLDRNQAVDNIFHIMLEKCYGNVEDTLKAEMLRKFKEYDNRGYGVSDKTAVFQSFFDEFPPVYRLQEPQEFWNEQFPQCFSISEHTANLLKAIQENMKIAIITNGTIHRQKAKILNTGLHEYFDVILISEEVGLEKPDPRIFQLALNKLQVQPEDALFVGDNLEKDVGGPQGTGLKGIWFNPDGVENDSDIKPDEEIQSLDELLHYLTPKQFT, from the coding sequence ATGAGGAGATACAAAGCTATGCTATTTGACTTAGACGATACTTTACTGGATCGAAATCAGGCAGTGGATAACATATTTCATATCATGTTGGAAAAATGTTATGGAAATGTAGAGGATACGTTGAAAGCGGAAATGCTGCGTAAGTTTAAGGAGTATGACAATAGAGGCTATGGCGTCAGTGATAAAACAGCTGTATTCCAATCGTTTTTTGATGAATTCCCACCGGTATATCGGCTGCAGGAGCCTCAAGAATTCTGGAATGAACAATTTCCTCAATGTTTTTCAATCAGTGAGCATACCGCCAATCTTCTGAAGGCAATTCAAGAAAATATGAAAATAGCAATCATTACAAACGGCACGATACACAGACAAAAAGCGAAAATCCTGAATACCGGTTTACATGAGTATTTTGATGTCATCTTGATTTCCGAGGAAGTTGGATTGGAGAAACCGGATCCACGAATATTCCAATTGGCTCTGAATAAGCTTCAAGTCCAGCCGGAAGACGCATTATTCGTTGGGGATAATCTGGAGAAGGATGTGGGTGGGCCTCAAGGTACTGGCCTTAAGGGTATATGGTTCAATCCAGATGGAGTGGAAAACGATTCTGATATAAAGCCAGATGAGGAGATTCAATCGTTGGATGAACTGTTACATTATCTTACTCCTAAACAATTCACTTGA
- a CDS encoding GNAT family N-acetyltransferase, whose product MRIHYHQFRSLPEDHIMNGMVTLHGSIFETSNDLITKMANKPEILIDVAMEDSRVIGYKIGYQLDPDTFYSWLGGVDPVYRKQGIAAELMKRQHQTLKELGYTLVQTKTMNKWRSMLILNIKNGFDVIDTYTDAKGLHKIILEKKL is encoded by the coding sequence TTGCGTATTCATTATCATCAGTTTCGCTCGTTACCCGAAGACCATATCATGAATGGAATGGTGACATTACACGGATCTATATTTGAAACATCGAACGATTTGATCACTAAAATGGCCAATAAGCCTGAAATATTAATAGATGTGGCGATGGAAGATTCCAGAGTCATTGGATACAAAATAGGCTACCAACTGGACCCCGATACCTTTTATAGTTGGTTGGGAGGCGTGGATCCGGTCTACCGAAAACAGGGAATTGCGGCAGAGCTCATGAAACGGCAGCATCAAACGTTGAAGGAACTTGGCTATACGTTGGTGCAAACGAAAACCATGAATAAATGGCGCAGTATGCTGATTCTCAATATCAAGAATGGTTTTGATGTCATCGATACGTATACAGATGCGAAAGGCTTGCATAAGATCATTCTGGAAAAGAAGTTATAG
- a CDS encoding CPBP family intramembrane glutamic endopeptidase yields MQNSLPAQEPIPVTEDASTIGFKTLLIYLVILALPGYFINQLPLQNYDGLKGLIWFLYFMSVTLGYKNIRTFMVSLMKVEVFKKPGTYLWIFLTFMLPYVLLHLSLHFEVLLDKYYIFYFNNHMLHASSWRETIDVAVLTPISEEIIFRGILLTVLLKFVKPFWAVGITSILFGLIHPSEIWLFTVLAGFLLTLTAYKTKSILPAMVAHSLWNLYMVQLFLFF; encoded by the coding sequence ATGCAAAACAGTTTACCTGCACAGGAACCAATACCTGTTACAGAAGATGCTTCGACCATTGGATTTAAAACGCTATTAATCTATTTGGTCATATTGGCTCTTCCAGGTTATTTCATCAATCAATTGCCTCTTCAGAACTATGACGGACTGAAAGGTCTCATTTGGTTTTTATATTTTATGTCAGTCACGCTGGGTTATAAGAATATCAGGACATTCATGGTTTCCCTAATGAAAGTGGAAGTATTCAAGAAACCAGGAACCTATCTATGGATTTTTCTCACCTTTATGCTTCCTTACGTATTATTGCACCTAAGTCTCCATTTCGAAGTACTGCTCGACAAATACTATATTTTTTACTTCAATAATCATATGCTCCATGCAAGCAGCTGGCGAGAGACAATCGATGTAGCGGTCCTGACACCGATCTCTGAAGAAATTATATTCAGGGGCATTTTGCTGACGGTCCTTTTAAAATTCGTAAAGCCATTTTGGGCAGTCGGCATTACATCGATCTTATTTGGACTCATCCACCCATCGGAAATTTGGCTGTTCACTGTACTGGCTGGCTTCCTTTTAACGCTGACGGCTTATAAAACCAAATCGATACTGCCGGCGATGGTGGCTCATTCATTGTGGAACCTATATATGGTGCAGTTGTTTCTATTTTTTTGA
- a CDS encoding GIY-YIG nuclease family protein: MDRKRELKQQYKETPVEAGVFQITNKQNNKIYIGSTKNLKTLNGIKFMLDNNGFTTSKALQTEWNQLGKDAFTFEVLEKLKKNDDPFVTEKEALAELEEKWLEKVQPYGEQGYNQKQAR; this comes from the coding sequence ATGGATCGAAAACGGGAGTTAAAACAACAATACAAAGAAACACCGGTTGAAGCGGGTGTCTTTCAAATTACAAACAAGCAAAACAATAAAATTTATATCGGAAGCACGAAGAACTTGAAGACCTTGAACGGGATTAAGTTTATGCTCGATAACAATGGATTCACGACCAGTAAAGCGTTACAAACCGAATGGAACCAGCTTGGTAAAGACGCTTTTACCTTCGAGGTGCTGGAGAAATTGAAAAAGAATGATGATCCATTTGTTACGGAGAAAGAAGCTCTTGCTGAGCTGGAGGAAAAGTGGTTGGAGAAAGTGCAGCCTTATGGGGAGCAGGGATATAATCAGAAGCAGGCTAGATGA